From a single Ammospiza nelsoni isolate bAmmNel1 chromosome 11, bAmmNel1.pri, whole genome shotgun sequence genomic region:
- the WNT7A gene encoding protein Wnt-7a, which produces MNRKTRRWIFHIFLSLGIVYIKIGGFSSVVALGASIICNKIPGLAPRQRAICQSRPDAIIVIGEGSQMGINECQFQFRNGRWNCSALGERTVFGKELKVGSREAAFTYAIIAAGVAHAITAACTQGNLSDCGCDKEKQGQYHKEEGWKWGGCSADIRYGIGFAKVFVDAREIKQNARTLMNLHNNEAGRKILEENMKLECKCHGVSGSCTTKTCWTTLPKFRELGYILKDKYNEAVQVEPVRASRNKRPTFLKIKKPLSYRKPMDTDLVYIEKSPNYCEEDPVTGSVGTQGRMCNKTAQQSNGCDLMCCGRGYNTHQYSRVWQCNCKFHWCCYVKCNTCSERTEVYTCK; this is translated from the exons ATGAACAGGAAAACAAGGCGCTGGATCTTCCACATCTTCCTGAGCCTGGGGATTGTGTATATCAAGATTGG GGGCTTCTCCTCTGTGGTGGCCCTGGGAGCCAGCATCATCTGCAACAAGATCCCGGGGCTCGCCCCCCGGCAGCGGGCGATCTGCCAGAGCAGGCCCGACGCGATCATTGTCATCGGGGAAGGGTCCCAGATGGGCATCAATGAGTGCCAGTTCCAGTTCCGCAACGGGCGCTGGAACTGCTCGGCCCTGGGCGAGCGGACGGTCTTCGGCAAGGAGCTCAAAGTGG ggagcagggaggccGCCTTCACCTACGCCATCATCGCGGCCGGCGTGGCGCACGCCATCACGGCAGCCTGCACGCAGGGCAACCTCAGCGACTGCGGCTGCGACAAGGAGAAGCAGGGCCAGTACCACAAGGAGGAGGGCTGGAAATGGGGCGGCTGCTCCGCCGACATCCGCTACGGCATCGGCTTCGCCAAGGTCTTCGTGGACGCCCGGGAGATCAAGCAGAATGCCAGGACGCTCATGAACCTGCACAACAACGAGGCCGGGCGCAAG ATCCTGGAGGAAAACATGAAGTTGGAGTGCAAGTGCCACGGGGTCTCGGGGTCCTGCACCACTAAAACCTGCTGGACAACGCTGCCCAAGTTCCGGGAGCTGGGCTACATCCTCAAGGACAAGTACAACGAGGCCGTGCAGGTGGAGCCCGTCAGGGCCAGCCGCAACAAGCGCCCCACCTTCCTCAAGATCAAGAAGCCGCTTTCGTACCGCAAGCCCATGGACACGGACCTGGTGTACATCGAGAAATCGCCCAACTACTGCGAGGAGGACCCAGTGACGGGCAGCGTGGGCACGCAGGGCCGCATGTGCAACAAGACGGCGCAGCAGTCCAACGGCTGCGACCTCATGTGCTGCGGCCGCGGCTACAACACCCACCAGTACTCCCGCGTGTGGCAGTGCAACTGCAAGTTCCATTGGTGCTGCTACGTGAAATGCAACACGTGCAGCGAGAGGACAGAGGTGTACACCTGTAAGTGA